In Streptomyces sp. P3, one DNA window encodes the following:
- a CDS encoding RICIN domain-containing protein, with protein MFRTAERSWTRRITAQVLATGLAVLGLASLDRPEPPASLSAEPVAVSTSQIDVTPPPMGWASWNSFFSSIDSNVIKQQADALVSSGMAAAGYKYVNLDDGWWQGARDATGNIVVDENLWPGGMKAIADYIHSKGLKAGIYTDAGKQGCGYYYPTTRPAAPNTGMEGHYQQDLETFQRWGFDYVKIDWCGGRVEGLNQETQYKQISAANEAASALTGRKLVLSFCEWGTGLPWNWATGYGDLWRTSDDVLFYKETPGLTKMYRNFDQALQPAAQHTGYVNDPDMMMVGLSGMSAARNRLHMSLWSISGAPLLAGNNVATMSAETRDILTNPEVLAVDQDPRGLQGVKVAEDTRNLQVYGKVLSGTGRRAVMLFNRTGSAANITVRWADLGLTTASATVRNAWTRTDAGSFATGYTTSVPANDAVLLTVSGTEASGSTFEDTTTATTPTFTGVTASSAGTKLVDITYANGGSTARRATVQVNGQFPYRVAFPPTGSATTYRTVSVLAHLAKGANTVKFAAISGSTAPDIDALRVQGIPGTDGTALVGTASNRCVDIDKNTYVNATQAQIWDCSGGRNQTFTQTSRGELVVYGNKCLDADNGGTTNGTKVIIWDCTGGTNQKWTANANGTITNNLSGLCLDASGAATANGTKLLLWTCTGGANQKWTRT; from the coding sequence ATGTTCCGCACCGCTGAACGAAGTTGGACCAGGCGCATCACTGCGCAGGTCCTCGCCACCGGACTCGCCGTCCTGGGTCTGGCGTCTCTTGACCGGCCGGAGCCGCCGGCGTCCCTGTCCGCCGAACCGGTCGCCGTGAGCACCAGCCAGATCGACGTCACCCCGCCGCCGATGGGCTGGGCGTCCTGGAACTCGTTCTTCAGCAGCATCGATTCCAACGTGATCAAGCAGCAGGCCGACGCCCTGGTCTCCTCCGGTATGGCGGCGGCCGGCTACAAGTACGTCAATCTCGACGACGGCTGGTGGCAGGGCGCCCGTGACGCGACCGGCAACATCGTCGTGGACGAGAACCTGTGGCCGGGTGGCATGAAGGCGATCGCCGACTACATCCACAGCAAGGGCCTGAAGGCCGGTATCTACACCGACGCGGGCAAGCAGGGCTGCGGCTACTACTACCCCACGACCCGGCCGGCCGCGCCCAACACCGGTATGGAGGGCCACTACCAGCAGGATCTGGAGACCTTCCAGCGCTGGGGCTTCGACTACGTGAAGATCGACTGGTGCGGCGGCCGGGTGGAGGGCCTGAACCAGGAGACGCAGTACAAGCAGATCTCCGCCGCGAACGAGGCCGCCTCCGCGCTCACCGGCCGCAAGCTGGTGCTGTCCTTCTGCGAGTGGGGCACGGGACTGCCGTGGAACTGGGCGACGGGTTACGGCGACCTGTGGCGCACCAGTGACGACGTCCTCTTCTACAAGGAGACGCCGGGGCTGACGAAGATGTACCGCAACTTCGACCAGGCCCTGCAGCCCGCCGCCCAGCACACGGGGTACGTGAACGACCCCGACATGATGATGGTGGGCCTGAGCGGTATGAGCGCCGCACGCAACCGGCTGCACATGAGCCTGTGGTCGATCTCCGGGGCACCGCTGCTGGCCGGGAACAACGTGGCCACGATGAGCGCGGAGACCCGCGACATCCTCACCAACCCCGAGGTTCTGGCCGTCGACCAGGACCCGCGCGGACTGCAGGGCGTCAAGGTCGCCGAGGACACCCGCAACCTGCAGGTGTACGGCAAGGTGCTGTCCGGCACCGGCAGGCGCGCGGTGATGCTGTTCAACCGCACCGGCTCCGCCGCGAACATCACCGTCCGCTGGGCCGACCTCGGCCTGACCACCGCGTCCGCCACCGTGCGCAACGCCTGGACCCGTACGGACGCCGGCTCGTTCGCCACCGGCTACACCACCTCCGTGCCGGCGAACGACGCGGTGCTGCTGACCGTCTCCGGTACCGAGGCGTCCGGCTCCACCTTCGAGGACACCACCACCGCCACCACCCCGACGTTCACCGGTGTCACCGCCTCCTCGGCGGGCACCAAGCTGGTGGACATCACCTACGCCAACGGCGGCAGCACGGCCCGCAGGGCCACCGTCCAGGTCAACGGCCAGTTCCCCTACCGCGTGGCCTTCCCGCCGACCGGCTCGGCCACCACCTACCGCACCGTGTCCGTGCTCGCCCACCTGGCCAAGGGCGCCAACACCGTGAAGTTCGCCGCGATTTCCGGCAGCACCGCCCCCGACATCGACGCCCTGCGCGTCCAGGGCATCCCCGGCACCGACGGCACCGCCCTCGTCGGCACGGCCTCGAACCGCTGCGTGGACATCGACAAGAACACCTACGTCAACGCCACCCAGGCACAGATCTGGGACTGCTCCGGCGGACGCAACCAGACCTTCACCCAGACCTCGCGCGGCGAACTCGTCGTCTACGGCAACAAGTGCCTGGACGCCGACAACGGCGGCACCACCAACGGCACCAAGGTCATCATCTGGGACTGCACCGGCGGCACCAACCAGAAGTGGACCGCCAACGCGAACGGCACGATCACC